In Planococcus sp. MB-3u-03, the DNA window CATCTGCACCCGTAAGGTAGACGGCGCCTTTTTCGATCGCATCCGCATCGAGCGGCGCTGAGAAATTGGCCCGCCAGCCGGATTCTGAAAGGGCTGTGGAGGATCCGCTGATGGCTACATTTTCCGTCAGCATAACAAAAGCTATACCTGAAAATACTAAAAGAATCGCCGCTATCCACCAGGCTCTGCTCCATTTCACGAACACCACGACCTTTCCCGTGCCATTTACCCATTAGACCCTTTACGCCTCCAAAAGGTTACAGCTTGCGTTCAGTCATTGGCATGAATTTCGTTGAAAATTTCCCGGAAGCGTTCGAACGGCTCTTCTGTATTGCCGCCGCCTTGCGCAAGTGCAGGGGTTCCGCCACCCTTGCCATCTGTTTCTTGAAGCAAGCGTTTCAAGGTCTCTCTCATATCGGCGGATGATTCATTGCCGCGGGCACATACCAACCGAATGCTGCCTTCTGCGTGTGCTGCAAACAACAGGCAGACAGACGGGTATTCTTCAGTCGCCAGGCGCGCCAGCTGCTGCAGTTCCTTGACTGGCCGGTCGCCGAAATTCCGGATCGCGATGCCGGATTCCGGCGTTAACGCTTTAGCTTCTGCTAGCAGCAGCTGTTTTTTCAACTCCACTATTTCCTTGTCCGCCGCAATTTTCTCTGATAATAACGCATCTGCTGCTTGCACCAGTTCAGTGAGCGAGGCATTCAGCTTCCCGATCAATGCATCGCCCGCGTCGCTCAATTTGCTAAAATGTTCGAGCGCTCGCTCTCCGCATAGAAAATACAGCCGCGTGCCGCCTTTCGCTTTTTCCGTCCCAAGAATTTTCAGCAGCCCTATTCCCGCGGTATTGTCAGGATGTGTGCCGCCGCATGCATTCAAATCGATGCCTTCCATTTCCACCAGGCGGATGTCGCCCCTGACAGCGGCCGGCTTCCGGAGATGCAATTGCTCAAGCTGCTGGTCATTTACAAAACGCGTGCGGATTGGTAAATGACGGCTAATGATGCGGTTTGCTTCAAGTTCCACTTGCCGCAATGTTGCCCGGTCGATGGAGGCTTTATGCAGATCAATCGATACCCGCTCTTTCCCGAGATGGAAACTGGTGGTCCGGTAGCCATGGCGATCTTCCAATAACGCGCTCAAAAGATGCTGGCCGGCATGCTGCTGCATATGGTCCCATCTTCTGTTCCAATCCAGCGCCGCCTTGTATTCGCCCAGTTCCAGGGGCCGGTCCAGGTAATGGCGGATTTCCCCGCCATGATTTTGGACATCAAGCACTGCGGCAGTTCCAATCATCCCCTGGTCCGCTGGCTGCCCGCCGCCTTCCGGATAAAAGCAGGTTTGGTCGAGAACTACATACTGCCCGCCTTCATCAGCTGCCGACTCGGCCACTTGAACAGTTATTTCTCTTAAATAAGGATCGTCGTAATATAATTTCCTCGTCATATGAGCACTCCTTTTTACGGAATTCCGTTGATGCGTTTACTAGCCCTTCATTAGTGGAATGGTTGAGTAATGATGAAAAATGGAGGACTTACGCATGGCCGGATTCACGCATTCCGTATTATTGTATAATGCTCAGGCAGGCGCGTCCACGTTAGATGCGGTTATGGGCTTGGCCGTGCCGCAACTCGCCGCATCTTCGAAAACACTGGAGCTGATCAAGACCGATTCCCCGGAAGAACTGGAATCGGTCTGTCGTTCTGCCGCCGAACGCGCCGACGCATTGTTTGTCGCAGGCGGCGATGGCACTGTCCACCTGGCCGCACACGCACTCAGCTCACTCGACAACCCGCCGCCCCTCGGAATTTTGCCAAGCGGGACGTGCAACGATTTTGCGCGCACGATGAACATTCCGTTGTACCTCGACGAGGCCGCGAAAAGCTTAAGCCAAGGCAAATTGCAGCAAGTCGATACGGCGACCATCAACAAAGGGACGTTTTTGAACTTCGCAGGCATCGGCTTGATCACAGATGCTTCCTTCAATATCGATCCCGACCTGAAGGAACGCTACGGCAAGCTCAGCTATTTCATGAGCGCAATGCAGACGATGAGGCAAGCAGAACCGTTTAATGTATCGCTGGTGATCGACGGTCAAGCGTACGAAGAAGAAGCCGTTTTGGTGCTGGCCATGAACGGGAAATCCATTGGTACCCATTTGTTCCCGATGCAAAGCATTGACCCCGCTGATGGGCTCTTGGATGTATTCATTATCCAAAGCTCTTCGTTCGCCGCCATTCGCGAATGGTTTTCATTATCCAAACCCAACCTTACTGCAGAAGATCTCGAGCACATCATCCATCTGCAGGGACGAGAAATCGACATTCGCACAGACGCCCCGATGGATATCGACACGGACGGTGAAATCTATATGAAGACACCGGCATCAATCAGTGTCCAACCGGGAAAGCTCAATTTGCTTGTGCCGAACGAAGAAGATATTTTTACGTAAAAAAACTGCCGGATGCTACTCGGCAGTTGAAGGAACGGGCTCTATGCCCGTTCTTTTTTATTTTTCACTGAAAAGACTGCGAATCGAATCCAAAAATTCATTCGAACGGCCAGGCAGGCAGCATCTGGTTCAATTCCTTGTCTACACGGTTGCCGAGCACATAGTCCGCCTGCATGAGCGTATGAATTTCCCGGGTGCCTTCGTAAATGACCGGCGCTTTGGAATTGCGCAGGTAGCGGGCGACTGGATAATCATCGGAATAGCCATAAGCACCGTGAATCTGCACCGCGTCATCTGCCGCTTTATTGGCAAAATTGCATGCCTGCCATTTGGCGAGCGAGGTTTCGCGCGTATTGCGCTTGCCGCTGTTCTTCAATTCGCCGGCGCGGTAAACGAGCAATCGGCTCATTTGATAGCCTGCTTCCATATTAGCAAGCATTTGCTGTACCAGCTGATGCTCACCGATCGGCTTTCCGAAGGTCGTGCGCGTCTTGCAATAATCCAGGCTTGCTTCCAAACAGGCCATCATCAAGCCGCATGCGCCGGCAGCAACCGTGAAACGGCCATTGTCGAGTGAAGCCATCGCAATCTTGAACCCTTCTCCTTCTTCTCCGAGCCGGTTGCCTGCTGGAATGCGCACATCTTCCATGAACAATTCTCCTGTATTGCCTGCCCGTATGCCGTATTTCCCTTTGATTGCTTTGGATGAAAAGCCTTCACGGTCACGTTCTACGATAAAAGCACTGATTCCTTTATGCGATTTCTCTTTATCAACATAGGCGAAAACGAGGAAATGGTCTGCTTGGTCACAGAGTGAAATCCATGTTTTCTGCCCATTCAACACATAGTCATCTCCGTCGCGTTTGGCGGTAGTTGAAAGCGCGGCCACGTCCGATCCGGCTCCTGGCTCCGTCAGCCCGAACGCGCCGATTTTTTCGCCTTTTGCCTGCGGCACCAAAAATTTCTGCTTTTGCTCTTCTGTGCCCCATTGCAGAAGCGACAGTGAATTCAGGCCGGTATGGACAGAAACGGCCGTACGGAACGTGGTGTCACCGCGCTCCAGCTCTTCGCAGACGATGGCCAGTGAATTATAATCCATGCCGCTTCCACCGTATGCTTCCGGAATGCACACGCCCATCAAACCGAGATCGGCCAAGCGCTTCCAAATCGATTCGGGGAAATGTCCCTCGGTGTCCCAGTCTTTTATATGCGGCATTATTTCATCATCGACAAACTTCCGGACGGTTTTACGCAGCATCTCTTGCTCTTCGCTATGTTCAAAATCCATGCCGTTTTCCCCCTTGCTAATTATGATGCGTTGCCCGTTGCACCGTTTCTTCAATGGTTACGCCGCGCCGCTTCATTTCCGCGATGTATTCAGCACCCGGCACTACTTGCTCGGGCGGATAGACGCCGCGTTTTTGGATGCGCCCATCCGCGATCATCTGCGCCACAACAGAAATGCTGTAGGCCGTGGCCTGCGCCATCGCCGTCACACCGGTTGACTCATCGCGAATGGTCACCATTTCATATCGGTATGTGCATTCCTCTTGCTCTTTCAACCCGGAAACTGTGACGCGCAAAAGCACCGCATCTTTCTCGTCGCCAAGTTCTGTAATCGGCTCAAGCACTTTCAGCAGCACTTCGCGGAGTGACACTTCATGCCCGCCGGCGGTCACTTTTCCTTCACGATTCGTCAAGCCCAATTCGACGAGCAAACGGAACTTTTCGGCATGCCCCCGGTAGCGGATCGTTTTGTATTCCAGCGAATCCACGTCACGGGACGTCTTCGTCAAGGTCGATGTGCCGCCTGAAGTATGGAATGCTTCCAGCTCATTGAACCCTTCGAACGCGATCGGCTCGATTTCCGATAGCGACTCGACTTCTTCCAGTTCACCACCACGGATGAC includes these proteins:
- a CDS encoding alanyl-tRNA editing protein, translated to MTRKLYYDDPYLREITVQVAESAADEGGQYVVLDQTCFYPEGGGQPADQGMIGTAAVLDVQNHGGEIRHYLDRPLELGEYKAALDWNRRWDHMQQHAGQHLLSALLEDRHGYRTTSFHLGKERVSIDLHKASIDRATLRQVELEANRIISRHLPIRTRFVNDQQLEQLHLRKPAAVRGDIRLVEMEGIDLNACGGTHPDNTAGIGLLKILGTEKAKGGTRLYFLCGERALEHFSKLSDAGDALIGKLNASLTELVQAADALLSEKIAADKEIVELKKQLLLAEAKALTPESGIAIRNFGDRPVKELQQLARLATEEYPSVCLLFAAHAEGSIRLVCARGNESSADMRETLKRLLQETDGKGGGTPALAQGGGNTEEPFERFREIFNEIHAND
- a CDS encoding diacylglycerol/lipid kinase family protein, which gives rise to MAGFTHSVLLYNAQAGASTLDAVMGLAVPQLAASSKTLELIKTDSPEELESVCRSAAERADALFVAGGDGTVHLAAHALSSLDNPPPLGILPSGTCNDFARTMNIPLYLDEAAKSLSQGKLQQVDTATINKGTFLNFAGIGLITDASFNIDPDLKERYGKLSYFMSAMQTMRQAEPFNVSLVIDGQAYEEEAVLVLAMNGKSIGTHLFPMQSIDPADGLLDVFIIQSSSFAAIREWFSLSKPNLTAEDLEHIIHLQGREIDIRTDAPMDIDTDGEIYMKTPASISVQPGKLNLLVPNEEDIFT
- a CDS encoding acyl-CoA dehydrogenase family protein; the protein is MDFEHSEEQEMLRKTVRKFVDDEIMPHIKDWDTEGHFPESIWKRLADLGLMGVCIPEAYGGSGMDYNSLAIVCEELERGDTTFRTAVSVHTGLNSLSLLQWGTEEQKQKFLVPQAKGEKIGAFGLTEPGAGSDVAALSTTAKRDGDDYVLNGQKTWISLCDQADHFLVFAYVDKEKSHKGISAFIVERDREGFSSKAIKGKYGIRAGNTGELFMEDVRIPAGNRLGEEGEGFKIAMASLDNGRFTVAAGACGLMMACLEASLDYCKTRTTFGKPIGEHQLVQQMLANMEAGYQMSRLLVYRAGELKNSGKRNTRETSLAKWQACNFANKAADDAVQIHGAYGYSDDYPVARYLRNSKAPVIYEGTREIHTLMQADYVLGNRVDKELNQMLPAWPFE